A portion of the Nomia melanderi isolate GNS246 chromosome 2, iyNomMela1, whole genome shotgun sequence genome contains these proteins:
- the LOC116429887 gene encoding prolyl 3-hydroxylase 1 isoform X2, whose translation MGLLGFSFFLLFALCTFLRDATAGSNDTVINEIPIDEPADATRHAEPETPMTNRTLHEIFRDAVQAYLEEDWDGCIEDFNEVSHGYKMYKRMVTNCRQKCRMRAAGDAPIFPENIEDLHFYEKKLVETLCLLTCNQEYREIAGTLTLKTLPRETEHKLIDYRVYEYLHICYFKKDRYQDAANAVFTFLVRQPDHEASMKSLKYYLTLPGVTEKNVVNLEAWPYVSTYFKAVLAYEDENYAEAASFFESSLASYLQSEEECRFYCEGPFNQGWHPEFTSSIANHFTYCLKCKRSCSHQLNNVNGDYRSDMLKSHYNYLQFSYYKLGNLKAACAAVASYLVFDPVDGTMLQNKKYYSSQPMVEESYFVPREEVLRYVKRQEYELGLLRYISHEFSIIDRKLANWNKSQEKPSDDSKEKESEKSIKEVEAPHPPPGYSSLSNTQLFNNRSAIRDERPVASDRKRQRVRDDVYLIAEQKELGGKNRYVADGFLNSTECESLMRLATMTAVEGDGYNEYKSPHSRHEKFEGITVGRVALMVYFGRVEAERLRQLLAKTEDARGHVERYFGLDRPLYITYTHLVCRTALPGNFHLMHQRASGPFRS comes from the exons ATGGGGCTCCTCggcttctccttcttcttgttATTCGCGTTGTGCACGTTCCTCCGCGACGCGACCGCCGGCAGCAACGACACCGTGATCAACGAGATCCCCATCGACGAGCCGGCGGACGCAACGCGACATGCGGAGCCGGAGACGCCAATGACGAACAGGACTCTTCACGAGATCTTCCGTGACGCTGTCCAGGCTTACCTCGAGGAGGACTGGGACGGCTGCATCGAGGACTTCAACGAAGTCAGCCACGG GTACAAAATGTACAAGCGCATGGTGACGAACTGCAGACAGAAGTGCAGGATGAGAGCTGCCGGGGACGCTCCGATTTTCCCTGAGAACATCGAGGACCTGCACTTCTACGAGAAGAAGCTGGTGGAAACGTTGTGCCTCCTGACTTGCAACCAGGAGTACCGCGAGATCGCCGGCACGCTGACTCTGAAAACACTGCCACGTGAGACCGAGCACAAGCTGATCGACTATCGCGTGTACGAGTACCTGCATATTTGCTATTTCAAG AAGGATCGCTACCAAGACGCGGCGAACGCCGTGTTCACGTTTCTGGTCCGACAGCCGGATCACGAAGCGAGCatgaaatcattgaaatactATCTAACGCTTCCCGGCGTGACGGAGAAGAACGTGGTAAACCTAGAAGCATGGCCCTATGTCAGCACGTACTTCAAGGCCGTGTTGGCTTACGAGGACGAGAACTACGCGGAGGCGGCCAGCTTTTTCGAGAGTTCATTGGCATCGTACTTGCAGTCCGAGGAGGAGTGCAGGTTCTACTGCGAGGGGCCTTTCAATCAGGGCTGGCACCCGGAGTTCACGTCCTCGATCGCCA ACCACTTCACATACTGCCTGAAGTGCAAACGGTCCTGCAGCCATCAATTAAACAACGTGAACGGCGACTACCGGAGCGACATGCTCAAGAGCCACTACAACTATCTGCAGTTCTCCTATTACAAAC TGGGGAACTTGAAGGCAGCCTGCGCCGCAGTGGCGAGCTACTTGGTGTTCGATCCTGTCGACGGGACCATGCTGCAGAACAAGAAGTACTACAGCAGCCAACCGATGGTAGAAGAAAGCTACTTCGTACCTAGAGAG GAGGTCCTAAGGTATGTTAAGAGACAAGAATACGAGCTGGGCCTGCTGCGTTACATATCCCACGAGTTCTCAATAATAGACAGGAAGCTAGCGAATTGGAACAAGTCTCAAGAGAAGCCGAGCGACGATAGCAAAGAGAAAGAATCGGAAAAG AGTATAAAGGAAGTCGAAGCCCCGCATCCACCGCCCGGATATTCGTCTCTCTCCAACACGCAGTTGTTCAACAATCGTTCCGCGATTAGAGACGAGAGACCTGTAGCGAGCGATAGGAAACGGCAAAGGGTCAGGGACGATGTCTATCTGATCGCGGAACAGAAAGAACTTGGCGGAAAGAATCGCTACGTTGCTGACGGGTTCCTCAATTCGACGGAGTGTGAATCTCTCATGCGGCTGGCGACG ATGACCGCGGTGGAAGGCGATGGCTACAACGAGTACAAGAGCCCACATTCGAGGCACGAGAAGTTCGAGGGAATCACCGTCGGTAGAGTCGCCTTG ATGGTGTACTTCGGTCGAGTGGAGGCGGAGCGATTGCGGCAGCTCCTCGCGAAAACAGAGGACGCCCGCGGCCACGTGGAAAGGTATTTCGGGCTAGATCGACCGCTCTATATCACCTACACCCACCTGGTCTGCCGCACGGCTCTACCCGGTAATTTTCACCTGATGCATCAGCGTGCTTCTGGTCCCTTTCGCAGCTGA
- the LOC116429887 gene encoding prolyl 3-hydroxylase 1 isoform X3, whose protein sequence is MGLLGFSFFLLFALCTFLRDATAGSNDTVINEIPIDEPADATRHAEPETPMTNRTLHEIFRDAVQAYLEEDWDGCIEDFNEVSHGYKMYKRMVTNCRQKCRMRAAGDAPIFPENIEDLHFYEKKLVETLCLLTCNQEYREIAGTLTLKTLPRETEHKLIDYRVYEYLHICYFKKDRYQDAANAVFTFLVRQPDHEASMKSLKYYLTLPGVTEKNVVNLEAWPYVSTYFKAVLAYEDENYAEAASFFESSLASYLQSEEECRFYCEGPFNQGWHPEFTSSIANHFTYCLKCKRSCSHQLNNVNGDYRSDMLKSHYNYLQFSYYKLGNLKAACAAVASYLVFDPVDGTMLQNKKYYSSQPMVEESYFVPREEVLRYVKRQEYELGLLRYISHEFSIIDRKLANWNKSQEKPSDDSKEKESEKSIKEVEAPHPPPGYSSLSNTQLFNNRSAIRDERPVASDRKRQRVRDDVYLIAEQKELGGKNRYVADGFLNSTECESLMRLATMTAVEGDGYNEYKSPHSRHEKFEGITVGRVALMVYFGRVEAERLRQLLAKTEDARGHVERFTDGPRRSQSSGARG, encoded by the exons ATGGGGCTCCTCggcttctccttcttcttgttATTCGCGTTGTGCACGTTCCTCCGCGACGCGACCGCCGGCAGCAACGACACCGTGATCAACGAGATCCCCATCGACGAGCCGGCGGACGCAACGCGACATGCGGAGCCGGAGACGCCAATGACGAACAGGACTCTTCACGAGATCTTCCGTGACGCTGTCCAGGCTTACCTCGAGGAGGACTGGGACGGCTGCATCGAGGACTTCAACGAAGTCAGCCACGG GTACAAAATGTACAAGCGCATGGTGACGAACTGCAGACAGAAGTGCAGGATGAGAGCTGCCGGGGACGCTCCGATTTTCCCTGAGAACATCGAGGACCTGCACTTCTACGAGAAGAAGCTGGTGGAAACGTTGTGCCTCCTGACTTGCAACCAGGAGTACCGCGAGATCGCCGGCACGCTGACTCTGAAAACACTGCCACGTGAGACCGAGCACAAGCTGATCGACTATCGCGTGTACGAGTACCTGCATATTTGCTATTTCAAG AAGGATCGCTACCAAGACGCGGCGAACGCCGTGTTCACGTTTCTGGTCCGACAGCCGGATCACGAAGCGAGCatgaaatcattgaaatactATCTAACGCTTCCCGGCGTGACGGAGAAGAACGTGGTAAACCTAGAAGCATGGCCCTATGTCAGCACGTACTTCAAGGCCGTGTTGGCTTACGAGGACGAGAACTACGCGGAGGCGGCCAGCTTTTTCGAGAGTTCATTGGCATCGTACTTGCAGTCCGAGGAGGAGTGCAGGTTCTACTGCGAGGGGCCTTTCAATCAGGGCTGGCACCCGGAGTTCACGTCCTCGATCGCCA ACCACTTCACATACTGCCTGAAGTGCAAACGGTCCTGCAGCCATCAATTAAACAACGTGAACGGCGACTACCGGAGCGACATGCTCAAGAGCCACTACAACTATCTGCAGTTCTCCTATTACAAAC TGGGGAACTTGAAGGCAGCCTGCGCCGCAGTGGCGAGCTACTTGGTGTTCGATCCTGTCGACGGGACCATGCTGCAGAACAAGAAGTACTACAGCAGCCAACCGATGGTAGAAGAAAGCTACTTCGTACCTAGAGAG GAGGTCCTAAGGTATGTTAAGAGACAAGAATACGAGCTGGGCCTGCTGCGTTACATATCCCACGAGTTCTCAATAATAGACAGGAAGCTAGCGAATTGGAACAAGTCTCAAGAGAAGCCGAGCGACGATAGCAAAGAGAAAGAATCGGAAAAG AGTATAAAGGAAGTCGAAGCCCCGCATCCACCGCCCGGATATTCGTCTCTCTCCAACACGCAGTTGTTCAACAATCGTTCCGCGATTAGAGACGAGAGACCTGTAGCGAGCGATAGGAAACGGCAAAGGGTCAGGGACGATGTCTATCTGATCGCGGAACAGAAAGAACTTGGCGGAAAGAATCGCTACGTTGCTGACGGGTTCCTCAATTCGACGGAGTGTGAATCTCTCATGCGGCTGGCGACG ATGACCGCGGTGGAAGGCGATGGCTACAACGAGTACAAGAGCCCACATTCGAGGCACGAGAAGTTCGAGGGAATCACCGTCGGTAGAGTCGCCTTG ATGGTGTACTTCGGTCGAGTGGAGGCGGAGCGATTGCGGCAGCTCCTCGCGAAAACAGAGGACGCCCGCGGCCACGTGGAAAG ATTCACCGATGGACCGCGACGATCTCAGTCATCAGGTGCACGCGGATAA
- the LOC116429887 gene encoding prolyl 3-hydroxylase 1 isoform X1: MGLLGFSFFLLFALCTFLRDATAGSNDTVINEIPIDEPADATRHAEPETPMTNRTLHEIFRDAVQAYLEEDWDGCIEDFNEVSHGYKMYKRMVTNCRQKCRMRAAGDAPIFPENIEDLHFYEKKLVETLCLLTCNQEYREIAGTLTLKTLPRETEHKLIDYRVYEYLHICYFKKDRYQDAANAVFTFLVRQPDHEASMKSLKYYLTLPGVTEKNVVNLEAWPYVSTYFKAVLAYEDENYAEAASFFESSLASYLQSEEECRFYCEGPFNQGWHPEFTSSIANHFTYCLKCKRSCSHQLNNVNGDYRSDMLKSHYNYLQFSYYKLGNLKAACAAVASYLVFDPVDGTMLQNKKYYSSQPMVEESYFVPREEVLRYVKRQEYELGLLRYISHEFSIIDRKLANWNKSQEKPSDDSKEKESEKSIKEVEAPHPPPGYSSLSNTQLFNNRSAIRDERPVASDRKRQRVRDDVYLIAEQKELGGKNRYVADGFLNSTECESLMRLATMTAVEGDGYNEYKSPHSRHEKFEGITVGRVALMVYFGRVEAERLRQLLAKTEDARGHVERYFGLDRPLYITYTHLVCRTALPDSPMDRDDLSHQVHADNCILTGEDNCIRESPAYVWRDYSAILYLNEDFQGGEFFFAKERAIRDTDSLVSPRCGRMVAFSAGGENLHGVRAVLRGRRCALALWFTQDQMYTEYERTLAEAILERIRSIGPVKEEEVQVPLRYEELLLQYASSDDFLRRFLQDS, encoded by the exons ATGGGGCTCCTCggcttctccttcttcttgttATTCGCGTTGTGCACGTTCCTCCGCGACGCGACCGCCGGCAGCAACGACACCGTGATCAACGAGATCCCCATCGACGAGCCGGCGGACGCAACGCGACATGCGGAGCCGGAGACGCCAATGACGAACAGGACTCTTCACGAGATCTTCCGTGACGCTGTCCAGGCTTACCTCGAGGAGGACTGGGACGGCTGCATCGAGGACTTCAACGAAGTCAGCCACGG GTACAAAATGTACAAGCGCATGGTGACGAACTGCAGACAGAAGTGCAGGATGAGAGCTGCCGGGGACGCTCCGATTTTCCCTGAGAACATCGAGGACCTGCACTTCTACGAGAAGAAGCTGGTGGAAACGTTGTGCCTCCTGACTTGCAACCAGGAGTACCGCGAGATCGCCGGCACGCTGACTCTGAAAACACTGCCACGTGAGACCGAGCACAAGCTGATCGACTATCGCGTGTACGAGTACCTGCATATTTGCTATTTCAAG AAGGATCGCTACCAAGACGCGGCGAACGCCGTGTTCACGTTTCTGGTCCGACAGCCGGATCACGAAGCGAGCatgaaatcattgaaatactATCTAACGCTTCCCGGCGTGACGGAGAAGAACGTGGTAAACCTAGAAGCATGGCCCTATGTCAGCACGTACTTCAAGGCCGTGTTGGCTTACGAGGACGAGAACTACGCGGAGGCGGCCAGCTTTTTCGAGAGTTCATTGGCATCGTACTTGCAGTCCGAGGAGGAGTGCAGGTTCTACTGCGAGGGGCCTTTCAATCAGGGCTGGCACCCGGAGTTCACGTCCTCGATCGCCA ACCACTTCACATACTGCCTGAAGTGCAAACGGTCCTGCAGCCATCAATTAAACAACGTGAACGGCGACTACCGGAGCGACATGCTCAAGAGCCACTACAACTATCTGCAGTTCTCCTATTACAAAC TGGGGAACTTGAAGGCAGCCTGCGCCGCAGTGGCGAGCTACTTGGTGTTCGATCCTGTCGACGGGACCATGCTGCAGAACAAGAAGTACTACAGCAGCCAACCGATGGTAGAAGAAAGCTACTTCGTACCTAGAGAG GAGGTCCTAAGGTATGTTAAGAGACAAGAATACGAGCTGGGCCTGCTGCGTTACATATCCCACGAGTTCTCAATAATAGACAGGAAGCTAGCGAATTGGAACAAGTCTCAAGAGAAGCCGAGCGACGATAGCAAAGAGAAAGAATCGGAAAAG AGTATAAAGGAAGTCGAAGCCCCGCATCCACCGCCCGGATATTCGTCTCTCTCCAACACGCAGTTGTTCAACAATCGTTCCGCGATTAGAGACGAGAGACCTGTAGCGAGCGATAGGAAACGGCAAAGGGTCAGGGACGATGTCTATCTGATCGCGGAACAGAAAGAACTTGGCGGAAAGAATCGCTACGTTGCTGACGGGTTCCTCAATTCGACGGAGTGTGAATCTCTCATGCGGCTGGCGACG ATGACCGCGGTGGAAGGCGATGGCTACAACGAGTACAAGAGCCCACATTCGAGGCACGAGAAGTTCGAGGGAATCACCGTCGGTAGAGTCGCCTTG ATGGTGTACTTCGGTCGAGTGGAGGCGGAGCGATTGCGGCAGCTCCTCGCGAAAACAGAGGACGCCCGCGGCCACGTGGAAAGGTATTTCGGGCTAGATCGACCGCTCTATATCACCTACACCCACCTGGTCTGCCGCACGGCTCTACCCG ATTCACCGATGGACCGCGACGATCTCAGTCATCAGGTGCACGCGGATAACTGTATACTGACTGGCGAGGATAACTGTATCCGCGAGAGTCCAGCCTACGTCTGGAGAGACTACTCAGCGATCCTTTACCTGAACGAGGACTTCCAGGGCGGCGAGTTCTTCTTCGCGAAGGAACGCGCCATCCGCGACACCGACAGCCTGGTTTCCCCTCGTTGCGGACGCATGGTAGCGTTCTCCGCGGGAGGAGAGAACCTCCATGGTGTACGGGCTGTCCTCCGAGGCAGGCGTTGCGCGCTGGCTCTGTGGTTCACGCAGGACCAGATGTACACGGAGTACGAGAGGACCTTGGCCGAGGCGATCCTGGAACGAATTCGTTCGATCGGACCTGTCAAGGAAGAGGAGGTTCAGGTACCTTTGAG GTACGAGGAGCTTCTTCTGCAGTACGCGAGCAGCGACGACTTCCTGAGACGCTTCCTACAGGATTCTTGA